One genomic region from Syntrophorhabdaceae bacterium encodes:
- a CDS encoding ABC transporter substrate-binding protein, whose product MKRMVLCLFFATVLILSVYPASAQQRILLGIPTSLKLIEGYEGNKAAELAVEEINAKGGVKIGAEKRLLKIEALDIRDGEPGVPTSEALLGIEKLILDKKIYATVVGNFRSEALLAAMDIYSKYKVINIGTIAMTPKFQEKVLSDKEKYKYSFRNCLDSRYLAGYMQNMMKHISSQFGYNKVFIATQDVLWATATGSMMEKWLKGNGWTVAGFEKYPVGASDFSAGLMKAKAAGVQVILPIFDMPTSGILVKQWKSMKIPALMAGFISPLMGTNAWKTFGEDIDGLMNVVFEIGYFPIKAYPPTVKFSEAYIKRWKEDIQSGHGAAPAYDTVYLLVNAIEKAGSLDPDKVVKALEATDMVGVVGRIKFDSGHQLIFGNDPKTAAVGAVFQWQKGKMAVVWPDSIASAKIIKPSWVK is encoded by the coding sequence ATGAAAAGGATGGTTTTGTGTTTATTCTTTGCAACAGTGTTGATTCTTTCTGTGTATCCTGCATCAGCCCAGCAGCGTATCTTGCTTGGCATACCTACATCGTTGAAGCTCATCGAGGGATATGAGGGGAACAAGGCTGCCGAGCTCGCGGTCGAGGAGATCAACGCCAAAGGCGGCGTTAAAATAGGCGCTGAAAAACGGCTCCTGAAGATCGAGGCCCTCGACATCCGGGACGGTGAGCCGGGAGTCCCTACATCCGAGGCATTGCTCGGCATCGAAAAGCTCATACTTGATAAGAAGATATATGCCACGGTGGTCGGAAATTTCAGGTCTGAAGCGCTACTCGCTGCCATGGATATCTATTCAAAGTACAAGGTCATCAACATCGGGACCATAGCAATGACCCCGAAATTCCAGGAAAAGGTTTTGAGCGATAAAGAGAAATACAAATACTCTTTCCGTAACTGTCTTGATTCAAGATATCTTGCCGGATATATGCAGAACATGATGAAACATATATCAAGCCAGTTCGGGTACAACAAGGTATTTATAGCCACTCAGGATGTCCTGTGGGCAACGGCAACGGGTTCCATGATGGAAAAATGGCTAAAGGGCAACGGGTGGACCGTAGCAGGATTTGAAAAGTACCCGGTTGGGGCTTCGGATTTCTCGGCAGGTCTCATGAAGGCCAAAGCAGCCGGCGTACAGGTCATCCTGCCCATATTTGACATGCCCACCAGCGGGATCCTCGTCAAACAGTGGAAGAGCATGAAGATTCCTGCCCTGATGGCAGGATTTATATCACCGCTCATGGGCACAAATGCGTGGAAGACCTTCGGTGAAGACATCGATGGCCTCATGAATGTCGTCTTCGAAATCGGTTACTTCCCGATAAAAGCCTATCCGCCGACAGTGAAGTTTTCCGAAGCTTACATAAAGCGGTGGAAAGAGGATATCCAGTCAGGTCATGGGGCCGCTCCGGCCTACGACACGGTCTACCTCCTCGTTAATGCTATTGAGAAGGCAGGGAGCCTCGATCCCGACAAGGTCGTCAAGGCCCTCGAGGCAACGGATATGGTGGGGGTTGTGGGCAGGATCAAATTCGACAGCGGCCATCAGCTTATATTCGGGAATGACCCGAAAACCGCTGCCGTGGGCGCAGTCTTTCAATGGCAAAAAGGAAAAATGGCCGTTGTATGGCCTGATTCCATTGCCTCGGCAAAGATTATCAAACCTTCGTGGGTGAAATAG